A genomic segment from Nicotiana sylvestris chromosome 1, ASM39365v2, whole genome shotgun sequence encodes:
- the LOC104235004 gene encoding V-type proton ATPase subunit D-like — MSGQSQRLNVVPTVTMLGVIKARLVGATRGHALLKKKSDALTVQFRQILKNIVSTKESMGEVMKDSSFALTEAKYAAGENIKHVVLENVQNATLKVRSRQENIAGVKLPKFEHFSEGETKNDLTGLARGGQQVQACRAAYVKSIELLVELASLQTSFLTLDEAIKTTNRRVNALENVVKPRLENTVLYIKGELDELEREDFFRLKKIQGYKKREVERQMASARQYAEERAAEELSLKRGITLGSAHNILSHASQKDDDIIF; from the coding sequence ATGTCCGGGCAAAGTCAGCGTTTGAATGTTGTACCCACAGTTACGATGCTGGGAGTTATTAAAGCTCGCCTTGTTGGCGCAACAAGAGGCCATGctttgctgaaaaagaaaagtgATGCTTTGACTGTGCAATTCCGTCAGATTCTAAAGAATATAGTGTCAACAAAGGAATCAATGGGAGAAGTCATGAAAGACTCCTCCTTTGCTCTGACTGAGGCAAAATATGCTGCTGGTGAGAACATCAAGCACGTTGTCCTTGAAAATGTCCAGAATGCAACTCTTAAAGTTCGATCTCGGCAGGAAAATATTGCTGGGGTGAAGCTCCCTAAGTTTGAACATTTCTCTGAAGGAGAGACCAAGAATGACCTGACTGGATTAGCTAGAGGGGGGCAACAGGTACAAGCCTGTCGTGCTGCTTATGTGAAATCTATTGAGTTACTTGTTGAGCTTGCATCGCTGCAAACATCATTCTTGACTCTTGATGAGGCAATCAAGACCACAAATCGGAGGGTCAATGCCTTGGAGAATGTTGTAAAGCCTCGGCTGGAGAATACAGTTCTTTACATCAAGGGGGAACTTGATGAATTGGAAAGGGAAGACTTCTTCCGTCTGAAAAAGATACAAGGTTACAAGAAGAGGGAGGTAGAGAGACAGATGGCATCTGCCAGGCAATATGCGGAGGAGAGGGCTGCTGAAGAACTTTCTTTGAAGAGAGGCATTACGCTTGGTTCAGCCCATAACATACTGTCCCATGCTTCACAGAAAGATGATGACATTATTTTCTGA